From Puntigrus tetrazona isolate hp1 chromosome 8, ASM1883169v1, whole genome shotgun sequence, the proteins below share one genomic window:
- the bend5 gene encoding BEN domain-containing protein 5 isoform X1 — MYAFVRFLEDDMCYALPVSDVKDFQPVHKRDFDDQKVYVVLRGAGQPAKAHILALAESIEEFEHSIMQKKMKIPKMSNRNTVENHFGEERMPLRHKKVQSQEQQRASSNSSKSLAAVVARLERNAVNSCTEGEELDRLTTEEEEEQDEAVVPRVLYEELVHSYRQQEEEMRRLQQELERTRRQLLQQAKKLKEYGSLLTEVKELRDFNRRLQDVLLMRLGSEPMHDNGTQTIKAEVVEPISEPQEVCQEEANTSSTHSPSPRTVYTFNDGKVHLGGGIWVEEEKWHQLQRTQGDSKFTKNLAVMIWGTETLKNRSVTGVATKKKKDALPKPPLSPSKLKIVRECLYDRVSQETADSAEITQRLSKVNKYICEKIMDINKSIKNEERRESKLLIQQTVKMENFPYDGL; from the exons ATGTACGCTTTCGTGCGTTTCTTGGAGGACGATATGTGCTACGCGTTACCTGTGTCAGACGTGAAAGATTTCCAGCCTGTGCACAAAAGAGATTTTGATGATCAGAAGGTGTATGTGGTGCTGAGAGGCGCAGGCCAGCCTGCCAAAGCACACATCCTCGCCCTGGCAG AAAGCATTGAAGAATTTGAGCACAGTATTATGCAAAAGAAGATGAAAATACCCAAGATGTCGAACAGGAACACAGTGGAGAATCATTTTGGCGAGGAGAGAATGCCCCTTAGACATAAAAAG GTCCAGTCACAGGAACAGCAGAGGGCCAGTTCCAACTCCTCAAAGAGCCTGGCTGCTGTGGTGGCACGGCTGGAGAGGAACGCAGTCAACTCCTGCACTGAGGGAGAGGAGCTGGACAGACTCAcaacagaggaagaggaagagcagGACGAGGCCGTGGTGCCTCGCGTTCTGTACGAGGAGCTGGTGCACAGCTACAGGCAGCAGGAAGAGGAAATGAGACGCCTGCAGCAGGAACTGGAGCGCACACGCAGGCAGCTGCTGCAGCAGGCCAAGAAGCTTAAGGAGTATGGCAGTCTTCTGACTGAAGTCAAGGAGCTGCGTGATTTCAATCGACGCCTACAGGATGTCCTGCTCATGAGGCTTGGCAGCG AGCCGATGCATGACAATGGCACACAGACAATCAAAGCAGAGGTGGTGGAGCCGATCAGTGAACCACAGGAGGTGTGTCAAGAGGAAGCCAACACTAGCTCCACCCACTCCCCATCCCCCAGAACTGTCTACACCTTCAATGATGGAAAA GTGCATTTGGGTGGAGGTATTTGGGTGGAGGAGGAGAAATGGCACCAGCTACAACGGACACAGGGAGACTCAAAATTCACCAAAAACCTGGCGGTGATGATCTGGGGCACTGAAACCTTGAAGAACCGCAGCGTGACTGGCGTCGCaacgaagaagaagaaagacgcCCTGCCCAAACCACCTCTCTCACCAAGCAAGCTCAAAATTGTTCGAG AGTGTCTGTATGACCGTGTGTCTCAAGAAACAGCTGACAGTGCAGAGATCACCCAGCGATTATCCAAAGTGAACAAATACATCTGCGAAAAGATCATGGATATCAACAAATCTATTAAGAATGAGGAACGGCGAGAGTCTAAGCTTCTCATCCAGCAGACGGTGAAGATGGAAAACTTCCCCTACGACGGTCTGTAG
- the bend5 gene encoding BEN domain-containing protein 5 isoform X2, giving the protein MQKKMKIPKMSNRNTVENHFGEERMPLRHKKVQSQEQQRASSNSSKSLAAVVARLERNAVNSCTEGEELDRLTTEEEEEQDEAVVPRVLYEELVHSYRQQEEEMRRLQQELERTRRQLLQQAKKLKEYGSLLTEVKELRDFNRRLQDVLLMRLGSEPMHDNGTQTIKAEVVEPISEPQEVCQEEANTSSTHSPSPRTVYTFNDGKVHLGGGIWVEEEKWHQLQRTQGDSKFTKNLAVMIWGTETLKNRSVTGVATKKKKDALPKPPLSPSKLKIVRECLYDRVSQETADSAEITQRLSKVNKYICEKIMDINKSIKNEERRESKLLIQQTVKMENFPYDGL; this is encoded by the exons ATGCAAAAGAAGATGAAAATACCCAAGATGTCGAACAGGAACACAGTGGAGAATCATTTTGGCGAGGAGAGAATGCCCCTTAGACATAAAAAG GTCCAGTCACAGGAACAGCAGAGGGCCAGTTCCAACTCCTCAAAGAGCCTGGCTGCTGTGGTGGCACGGCTGGAGAGGAACGCAGTCAACTCCTGCACTGAGGGAGAGGAGCTGGACAGACTCAcaacagaggaagaggaagagcagGACGAGGCCGTGGTGCCTCGCGTTCTGTACGAGGAGCTGGTGCACAGCTACAGGCAGCAGGAAGAGGAAATGAGACGCCTGCAGCAGGAACTGGAGCGCACACGCAGGCAGCTGCTGCAGCAGGCCAAGAAGCTTAAGGAGTATGGCAGTCTTCTGACTGAAGTCAAGGAGCTGCGTGATTTCAATCGACGCCTACAGGATGTCCTGCTCATGAGGCTTGGCAGCG AGCCGATGCATGACAATGGCACACAGACAATCAAAGCAGAGGTGGTGGAGCCGATCAGTGAACCACAGGAGGTGTGTCAAGAGGAAGCCAACACTAGCTCCACCCACTCCCCATCCCCCAGAACTGTCTACACCTTCAATGATGGAAAA GTGCATTTGGGTGGAGGTATTTGGGTGGAGGAGGAGAAATGGCACCAGCTACAACGGACACAGGGAGACTCAAAATTCACCAAAAACCTGGCGGTGATGATCTGGGGCACTGAAACCTTGAAGAACCGCAGCGTGACTGGCGTCGCaacgaagaagaagaaagacgcCCTGCCCAAACCACCTCTCTCACCAAGCAAGCTCAAAATTGTTCGAG AGTGTCTGTATGACCGTGTGTCTCAAGAAACAGCTGACAGTGCAGAGATCACCCAGCGATTATCCAAAGTGAACAAATACATCTGCGAAAAGATCATGGATATCAACAAATCTATTAAGAATGAGGAACGGCGAGAGTCTAAGCTTCTCATCCAGCAGACGGTGAAGATGGAAAACTTCCCCTACGACGGTCTGTAG